A single window of Ananas comosus cultivar F153 linkage group 19, ASM154086v1, whole genome shotgun sequence DNA harbors:
- the LOC109725002 gene encoding fruit bromelain-like, producing MASKFQLVFLFLLLCMMWASPSAASRGKPSDPMMKTFEAWMAQYGRVYSDDDEKMRRFQIFKNNVNYIETFNNGSGNSYTLGTNQFTDLTNNEFIAQHTGALPLNIKREPVVSFDDVNISAVPQSIDWRYYGAVTPIKDQGSCGSCWAFSAIATVEGIYKIKTGFLLSLSEQKVLDCAVSNGCNGGQVNKAYDFIISNNGVTSTVFYPYKGNQGTCAANRVPNSAYITGYSYVPRNDERSMMYAASNQPIAALIDASGNNFRSYQGGVFSGPCGTSLDHVITIIGYGQDISGTKYWIVKNSWGMSWGEGGYIRMARDVSSSAGLCGIAMAPLFPTLRSAANAEVIKIVSKT from the exons ATGGCTTCCAAATTTCAACTagtgtttcttttcttgcttctcTGTATGATGTGGGCTTCGCCATCGGCAGCTTCTCGTGGCAAACCCAGTGATCCCATGATGAAGACGTTTGAAGCATGGATGGCTCAGTACGGCCGAGTTTACAGCGACGACGATGAGAAGATGCGCCGGTTTCAGATATTCAAGAACAACGTGAACTATATCGAAACCTTTAACAATGGCAGTGGAAATTCGTACACTCTTGGTACCAATCAGTTTACCGATCTAACAAATAACGAATTTATTGCTCAACATACTGGTGCTCTCCCACTAAATATCAAGAGAGAGCCAGTGGTGTCGTTTGATGATGTAAACATTTCCGCGGTGCCTCAAAGTATTGATTGGAGATACTACGGCGCCGTAACACCCATCAAGGACCAAGGCAGCTGTG GTTCTTGCTGGGCATTCAGTGCAATTGCGACGGTGGAAGGAATCTACAAGATCAAAACGGGGTTCTTACTATCTCTATCGGAGCAAAAAGTTCTCGATTGTGCTGTTAGCAACGGGTGCAACGGCGGCCAGGTGAACAAGGCCTACGATTTCATCATATCTAACAACGGTGTGACCTCCACAGTTTTCTATCCTTATAAAGGAAACCAAGGCACTTGTGCCGCCAATCGCGTGCCCAATTCAGCTTACATCACTGGTTACTCATATGTGCCAAGGAACGACGAACGCAGCATGATGTACGCTGCATCGAATCAACCAATAGCTGCTCTTATCGATGCCAGCGGAAACAACTTTCGATCTTACCAAGGCGGTGTGTTTAGCGGACCTTGTGGAACTAGCCTCGATCATGTCATCACCATCATAGGCTACGGGCAGGATATCAGCGGAACAAAATATTGGATAGTAAAGAACTCATGGGGTATGTCATGGGGTGAGGGTGGGTACATCCGTATGGCGAGAGATGTGTCATCGTCAGCCGGGTTATGTGGAATCGCCATGGCTCCTCTCTTTCCCACTCTACGATCAGCGGCCAACGCCGAAGTTATTAAGATTGTTTCTAAAACTTGA
- the LOC109725202 gene encoding homeobox protein knotted-1-like 2 isoform X1 produces MAFHAAPAPAPIHGGGDDDDEELGSTPVEGGAAPSWLLRRRHGVGVGEVQVSIGGDPEVVGGGGGGGGGGGGEGDARKGEIAAHPLFEQLLSAHVGCLRIATPVDQLPRIDAQLAQSRGVAGKHAVVLGGAGGSEGQAIGDELDHFMTHYVLLLCSFKEQLQQHVRVHAMEAVVACWELEQSLQSLTGVSPGEGTGATMSDDDDDQEDSETNLFDGTLDGLDSMGFGPLVPTESERSLMERVRQELKHEFKQGYKEKIVDIREEILRKRRAGKLPGDSTSALKVWWQSHCNWPYPTEDDKAQLVEETGLQLKQINNWFINQRKRNWHTNQSSSSSSKSKRKR; encoded by the exons ATGGCGTTCcacgccgcccccgcccccgcccccatccatggcggcggcgacgacgacgacgaggagctCGGATCCACCCCAGTCGAGGGCGGCGCCGCCCCCTCCtggctcctccgccgccgccacggcGTCGGCGTCGGAGAGGTGCAGGTGTCTATCGGCGGCGATCCCGAGGTCGTcgggggcggaggagggggagggggaggaggaggaggagagggggacgCGAGGAAGGGGGAGATCGCGGCGCACCCCTTGTTCGAGCAGCTGCTCTCGGCGCACGTGGGGTGCCTGCGGATCGCGACGCCGGTGGACCAGCTCCCGAGGATCGACGCGCAGCTCGCGCAGTCGCGGGGCGTCGCTGGCAAGCACGCGGTGGTGCTCGGCGGCGCCGGAGGAAGCGAGGGGCAGGCGATCGGGGACGAACTCGACCATTTCATG ACACACTATGTCTTGCTATTGTGTTCATTCAAGGAACAGCTACAACAGCATGTACGTGTTCATGCAATGGAAGCAGTGGTAGCGTGTTGGGAGCTTGAGCAATCTCTACAGAGCCTGACAG GAGTCTCTCCTGGTGAAGGCACAGGTGCAACTATGTCTGATGATGACGATGACCAAGAAGATAGTGAAACCAATTTGTTCGATGGAACCCTTGACGGGCTGGATAGTATGGGCTTTGGCCCACTTGTACCTACTGAGAGTGAGCGGTCCTTGATGGAGCGGGTCCGACAGGAGCTCAAGCATGAGTTTAAACAG gGGTATAAAGAGAAGATTGTCGACATCAGAGAAGAGATTCTCCGCAAACGAAGAGCTGGAAAGCTCCCAGGTGACAGCACTTCTGCCCTAAAAGTTTGGTGGCAATCCCACTGCAACTGGCCATACCCAACT GAAGATGACAAAGCACAACTGGTCGAGGAAACAGGACTGCAACTAAAGCAGATAAATAACTGGTTTAtcaatcaaagaaaaagaaattggcACACTAATCAGTCCTCATCCTCTTCATCAAAAAGCAAGAGGAAAAG GTGA
- the LOC109725202 gene encoding homeobox protein knotted-1-like 2 isoform X2, translated as MAFHAAPAPAPIHGGGDDDDEELGSTPVEGGAAPSWLLRRRHGVGVGEVQVSIGGDPEVVGGGGGGGGGGGGEGDARKGEIAAHPLFEQLLSAHVGCLRIATPVDQLPRIDAQLAQSRGVAGKHAVVLGGAGGSEGQAIGDELDHFMTHYVLLLCSFKEQLQQHVRVHAMEAVVACWELEQSLQSLTGVSPGEGTGATMSDDDDDQEDSETNLFDGTLDGLDSMGFGPLVPTESERSLMERVRQELKHEFKQGYKEKIVDIREEILRKRRAGKLPGDSTSALKVWWQSHCNWPYPTEDDKAQLVEETGLQLKQINNWFINQRKRNWHTNQSSSSSSKSKRKR; from the exons ATGGCGTTCcacgccgcccccgcccccgcccccatccatggcggcggcgacgacgacgacgaggagctCGGATCCACCCCAGTCGAGGGCGGCGCCGCCCCCTCCtggctcctccgccgccgccacggcGTCGGCGTCGGAGAGGTGCAGGTGTCTATCGGCGGCGATCCCGAGGTCGTcgggggcggaggagggggagggggaggaggaggaggagagggggacgCGAGGAAGGGGGAGATCGCGGCGCACCCCTTGTTCGAGCAGCTGCTCTCGGCGCACGTGGGGTGCCTGCGGATCGCGACGCCGGTGGACCAGCTCCCGAGGATCGACGCGCAGCTCGCGCAGTCGCGGGGCGTCGCTGGCAAGCACGCGGTGGTGCTCGGCGGCGCCGGAGGAAGCGAGGGGCAGGCGATCGGGGACGAACTCGACCATTTCATG ACACACTATGTCTTGCTATTGTGTTCATTCAAGGAACAGCTACAACAGCATGTACGTGTTCATGCAATGGAAGCAGTGGTAGCGTGTTGGGAGCTTGAGCAATCTCTACAGAGCCTGACAG GAGTCTCTCCTGGTGAAGGCACAGGTGCAACTATGTCTGATGATGACGATGACCAAGAAGATAGTGAAACCAATTTGTTCGATGGAACCCTTGACGGGCTGGATAGTATGGGCTTTGGCCCACTTGTACCTACTGAGAGTGAGCGGTCCTTGATGGAGCGGGTCCGACAGGAGCTCAAGCATGAGTTTAAACAG gGGTATAAAGAGAAGATTGTCGACATCAGAGAAGAGATTCTCCGCAAACGAAGAGCTGGAAAGCTCCCAGGTGACAGCACTTCTGCCCTAAAAGTTTGGTGGCAATCCCACTGCAACTGGCCATACCCAACT GAAGATGACAAAGCACAACTGGTCGAGGAAACAGGACTGCAACTAAAGCAGATAAATAACTGGTTTAtcaatcaaagaaaaagaaattggcACACTAATCAGTCCTCATCCTCTTCATCAAAAAGCAAGAGGAAAAG ATAA